A DNA window from Thiobacillus denitrificans ATCC 25259 contains the following coding sequences:
- a CDS encoding GGDEF domain-containing protein: MFFPPIAELATTDIVSVSSEVSVSEALRQMAARNVRNIVVRRGEGRYGLLTAPDVVKLRFGEKGLGIAVGNVECAELPVIPQDYNILDMFDQLDGSQGYAAVVDGSGDLYGIVSNSDILGSLDPQLMLQRQCLGDLLKRHEIKTVHAATPLADVLVQLVQADDAVIVIDQEAEIGILTTQDAVRILQSDAPLADPVAAHMSAPLHTVGHGLTVSEAIATLHEKHFKRLVVRDSDSGRIIGLITQKDLIGVAYSRWADLMRHHALELQEVIDILERKAARLERMATTDALTGIANRARFEELLQLEQQHCLRVPGQPFSVILFDIDRFKQINDTWGHGQGDDVLKTIAREVQGLLRTADTLARWGGEEFAVLLPRTDLDAARVVADKICGALGQVPLERVGTVTASFGVATIESGEPGAALLARADGALYEAKRRGRNQVVQARATDERVADPGR; this comes from the coding sequence ATGTTTTTTCCCCCGATAGCCGAATTGGCGACGACCGACATCGTGAGCGTGTCGTCGGAGGTCAGCGTGAGCGAGGCGTTGCGGCAGATGGCTGCGCGGAACGTCCGCAACATCGTGGTGCGGCGCGGCGAGGGGAGGTATGGGCTACTGACCGCGCCGGACGTCGTGAAACTGCGTTTTGGCGAGAAGGGCCTCGGCATCGCGGTCGGAAACGTCGAGTGCGCGGAGCTCCCCGTCATCCCGCAGGACTACAACATCCTCGACATGTTCGACCAGCTCGACGGCTCACAGGGATACGCGGCGGTCGTCGACGGGTCGGGCGACCTGTACGGCATCGTTTCCAATTCGGACATCCTGGGCAGCCTCGATCCGCAGCTCATGCTGCAGCGACAGTGTCTGGGCGATCTGCTGAAGCGTCACGAGATCAAGACCGTGCACGCGGCGACGCCTCTCGCGGACGTGCTCGTGCAACTGGTCCAGGCCGACGATGCGGTGATCGTGATCGATCAGGAGGCAGAGATTGGCATCCTCACGACCCAGGACGCGGTCCGTATCCTGCAGAGCGACGCGCCCTTGGCCGACCCGGTCGCGGCGCACATGTCCGCCCCGCTGCACACGGTTGGCCACGGCCTCACGGTGAGCGAGGCGATCGCGACGCTGCACGAGAAGCATTTCAAGCGCCTCGTCGTCAGGGACAGCGACAGCGGAAGAATCATCGGCCTCATCACGCAGAAGGACTTGATCGGCGTCGCGTATAGCCGCTGGGCGGACTTGATGCGACACCACGCACTCGAGTTGCAGGAGGTCATCGACATCCTCGAGCGCAAGGCCGCGCGGCTCGAGCGGATGGCGACGACGGATGCCTTGACCGGCATTGCCAATCGGGCCCGTTTCGAAGAATTGCTGCAATTGGAGCAACAGCACTGCCTGCGCGTGCCGGGTCAGCCTTTCTCCGTCATCCTGTTCGATATCGATCGCTTCAAGCAGATCAACGATACCTGGGGACACGGTCAGGGGGACGACGTTCTCAAAACCATCGCACGCGAGGTACAGGGCCTGCTGCGCACGGCCGATACGCTCGCGCGCTGGGGGGGCGAGGAATTCGCCGTCCTGCTGCCGCGGACCGATCTCGATGCGGCTCGCGTGGTCGCCGACAAGATTTGCGGTGCGCTCGGGCAGGTACCGCTCGAGCGCGTCGGAACCGTGACAGCGAGCTTCGGTGTGGCCACGATCGAGTCGGGAGAGCCGGGCGCGGCCCTGCTCGCGCGCGCGGACGGCGCGCTTTACGAGGCCAAGCGCCGAGGCCGCAATCAGGTGGTCCAGGCGCGCGCGACGGATGAGCGCGTGGCCGATCCGGGCAGATGA
- a CDS encoding DUF1003 domain-containing protein yields the protein MPRPTSDRPNPITEQNIEHIVRLQRQADKKRSGAERLADLVARVAGGSPFIVFHALWFGAWIVLNLGAVPAIRPWDPFPFGLLTLVVSLEAIFLSLLVLMAQNRLSQDADRRAQLDLQINILAEQESTATLKMLEQICEHLGIDNAGEEERELATATDVSELAKSLDDKLTSES from the coding sequence ATGCCTCGCCCTACTTCTGACCGACCCAACCCGATCACCGAACAGAACATCGAGCATATCGTCCGGCTGCAGCGGCAGGCCGACAAGAAGCGCTCGGGCGCCGAACGCCTCGCCGACCTCGTCGCCCGCGTCGCCGGCGGCTCGCCTTTCATCGTTTTTCACGCCCTCTGGTTCGGCGCGTGGATCGTGCTCAACCTCGGCGCGGTCCCGGCGATCCGGCCCTGGGACCCGTTTCCGTTCGGCCTCCTGACGCTCGTGGTCTCGCTCGAAGCGATCTTTCTCTCGCTGCTGGTCCTGATGGCGCAGAACCGCTTGAGCCAGGACGCCGACAGGCGCGCGCAGCTCGATCTCCAGATCAACATACTCGCCGAGCAGGAGAGCACCGCGACGCTGAAAATGCTCGAGCAGATCTGTGAACACCTCGGCATCGACAACGCCGGCGAGGAGGAGCGCGAACTGGCGACCGCGACCGACGTCAGCGAACTCGCGAAATCGCTCGACGACAAACTCACTTCGGAGAGCTGA
- a CDS encoding RNA methyltransferase, which yields MRLPELRQRLRDHGAAPCHAGRVLRAWVAGRPLDNRRQRAEDFLPLRLRNALPGLFDELRNLAQVHSEHPGEDGSARLLVRLADGQTVESVLLPRDGVCVSTQVGCAVGCVFCMTGRAGLLRQLSGAEIVAQVVLARSRRPVRKVVFMGMGEPAHNLDNVLDAIELLGLEGGIGHKNLVFSTVGDRRVFERLPQSTVKPARALSLHTTDRALRRRLLPRAPDIAPQELVELGEAYARRTGYPIQYQWTLLEGINDTEAELEGIARLLAGRYAVMNLIPYNATEADGFNRPSWARAAEMARRLHRRGVLAKLRHSAGQDVDGGCGQLRARALDAAPVLARRPLPSAETPAASPKAAASIGFPG from the coding sequence ATGCGACTCCCCGAACTCCGACAACGTCTGCGCGACCACGGTGCTGCGCCCTGCCACGCGGGGCGGGTGCTGCGTGCGTGGGTCGCGGGGCGTCCGCTCGACAACCGGCGGCAGCGCGCCGAGGATTTTTTGCCGCTTCGGCTACGCAACGCACTTCCCGGCCTGTTCGACGAATTGCGTAATCTGGCGCAGGTGCATTCCGAGCACCCCGGTGAGGACGGCTCGGCGCGCCTGCTCGTGCGGCTCGCCGACGGCCAGACCGTCGAGAGCGTGCTGCTGCCGCGCGACGGCGTCTGCGTGTCGACCCAGGTCGGCTGCGCCGTGGGCTGCGTGTTCTGCATGACCGGCCGCGCCGGCCTGCTGCGCCAGCTTTCGGGCGCGGAGATCGTCGCGCAGGTGGTGCTCGCGCGCAGCCGCCGCCCGGTCAGGAAGGTCGTCTTCATGGGCATGGGCGAGCCGGCGCACAACCTCGACAACGTGCTCGACGCGATCGAGCTGCTGGGGCTGGAAGGCGGGATCGGCCACAAGAACCTCGTGTTCTCGACCGTGGGCGACCGGCGCGTGTTCGAGCGCTTGCCGCAGTCGACGGTGAAGCCCGCGCGGGCGCTGTCGCTGCACACCACCGACCGCGCGCTGCGCCGCCGCCTGCTGCCGCGCGCGCCCGACATCGCGCCGCAGGAACTGGTCGAGCTCGGCGAGGCCTATGCCCGGCGCACCGGTTACCCGATCCAATACCAATGGACCCTGCTCGAAGGCATCAACGACACAGAGGCCGAGCTGGAGGGGATCGCGCGTCTCTTGGCCGGCCGCTACGCGGTGATGAATCTGATCCCATACAACGCGACCGAAGCCGACGGTTTCAACCGCCCGAGCTGGGCGCGCGCCGCCGAGATGGCGCGGCGCCTGCACCGGCGCGGCGTACTCGCGAAGCTGCGCCACTCGGCGGGGCAGGACGTGGACGGCGGCTGCGGCCAGTTGCGCGCGCGGGCGCTCGATGCGGCGCCAGTCCTGGCCCGGCGTCCGCTCCCCAGCGCGGAAACGCCGGCTGCGTCGCCGAAGGCGGCGGCTTCGATCGGCTTCCCCGGCTGA
- a CDS encoding flavodoxin reductase, whose amino-acid sequence MDHAVKLLMTQFVTHDVKRFIVSKPPGFSVMPGQGVELAIDRPGLREQRRPFTPTGLAADAVLEFTIKGYPSHAGVTDALHRLEPGAEMLMSEPFGTIQYKGPGVFVAGGAGITPFLAILRERAHRGELAGQTLIFSNKTPGDVICEKELRHLLGERCLLLTTAADAPGYAHRRIDRAFLEETIDDFTQNFYVCGPPPFMEAVNGALTDLGARAESLVFEQ is encoded by the coding sequence ATGGACCACGCCGTCAAGCTTCTCATGACCCAGTTCGTCACCCATGACGTGAAGCGCTTCATCGTCAGCAAGCCGCCGGGGTTTTCCGTCATGCCGGGCCAGGGCGTCGAACTCGCGATCGATCGACCCGGCCTGCGCGAGCAGCGCCGGCCTTTCACGCCGACCGGGCTCGCGGCGGACGCGGTGCTCGAATTCACGATCAAGGGCTACCCAAGCCACGCCGGCGTGACCGACGCGCTGCACCGGCTGGAACCCGGTGCGGAAATGCTGATGTCGGAGCCTTTCGGCACGATCCAGTACAAGGGGCCGGGCGTGTTCGTCGCGGGCGGCGCCGGCATTACGCCTTTTCTCGCGATCCTGCGCGAACGTGCGCACCGGGGCGAGCTCGCCGGTCAGACCCTGATCTTCTCGAACAAGACGCCGGGCGACGTGATCTGCGAAAAGGAATTGCGGCATCTGCTAGGCGAGCGCTGCCTCCTGCTGACGACCGCGGCGGATGCACCGGGGTACGCGCATCGGCGCATCGATCGCGCTTTTCTCGAAGAAACGATTGACGACTTCACGCAGAATTTCTATGTCTGCGGACCGCCGCCTTTCATGGAAGCCGTCAACGGCGCGCTGACCGATCTCGGCGCGCGGGCGGAGAGCCTGGTGTTCGAACAGTAA